The Paenibacillus sp. FSL R7-0204 genome includes a region encoding these proteins:
- a CDS encoding poly(ethylene terephthalate) hydrolase family protein, giving the protein MGMDLEYGPAPQGPRLHRRVLRELGRRILDTYRYDTALWRTALSGPWTLCILAFSIVIMGIPTGLGSAADIMLAVGAGTLVMALASNLLAVLLSLTGLRLPHLFAGSLLSTYGAVLLILYFSDLELEAAAVIACIAALACGIGGLAAGLLRTRRMLSGSLLAAALLLSPFALAYGSVTGSSPAPVPSLQTLAAGGQVLPITADDPAQPGDYTFHSFTYGSGKDLQRKAYGKDALLVSASVDATGYISSWPLLRTLFWGFDPASLPLNGRVWMPDGDGPYPLVLMVHGNHMMEDFSESGYAYLGELLASRGFIAVTLDENFLNYSAWSGIPDNDFKARTWMILKHLQQIGSFAEQPGTPFYQKVDYDSVALLGHSRGGQAVAMAADASLWFGSDPVLNAIQQFHITSVIALAPTDKMIDSKQARLTDVSYLTLQGARDGDVHDFYGDRQYMRSSYTGDTPGFKSSLYIADANHSQFNTDWGLYDQTLPTGLFLKRSRIMDGEEQRRIAKVYVSAFLETTLHGRSEYRQLFRDYRSGASWLPDTAYYNRFQSGNYITVADYDEDRKRGAVQGGTISTAGLQWSEEAAKDRERNNKPSYGILLERSSSPDQESADAEAAYSIRLSDTLTQTIAESSAVEGLTFSLANHNSDPNQDGDAGPLPEAELSPDVEVELTDSKDTAARIPLDEVMDILPLPQTEFTLSPWLEERISDGKFSNLSEAVYQTYKLPFELFLEEEPELDPDSLTDITFYLQGTEDKIMLDDIGFYEREEPLTGVN; this is encoded by the coding sequence ATGGGCATGGATTTGGAGTATGGCCCCGCGCCGCAGGGACCGCGGCTGCACAGGCGCGTACTCAGAGAACTGGGCAGACGTATTCTGGATACGTACAGGTATGACACTGCTTTATGGAGGACTGCGCTCAGCGGTCCTTGGACACTATGCATTCTGGCTTTTTCTATAGTTATTATGGGTATTCCTACCGGACTCGGAAGCGCAGCGGATATTATGCTGGCAGTTGGCGCAGGAACGCTTGTTATGGCGCTGGCCAGCAATCTGTTGGCTGTGCTGCTCTCCCTAACCGGACTGCGGCTTCCACATCTGTTCGCAGGCTCTTTGCTCAGCACCTATGGGGCTGTATTGCTAATCTTGTATTTTTCCGATCTGGAGCTTGAGGCTGCAGCCGTTATCGCCTGTATCGCAGCCTTGGCCTGCGGGATAGGGGGACTTGCAGCCGGCCTGCTGCGGACCCGGAGAATGCTCAGCGGCAGTCTGCTGGCAGCGGCACTCCTCCTCTCCCCCTTCGCACTGGCTTATGGCTCTGTGACGGGAAGCAGCCCTGCACCTGTACCCTCGCTTCAGACACTGGCGGCAGGTGGACAGGTGCTTCCCATAACTGCGGACGATCCCGCCCAGCCGGGAGACTACACATTCCACAGCTTCACCTATGGCAGCGGCAAGGATCTGCAGCGCAAGGCGTATGGCAAGGATGCCCTGCTAGTCTCCGCTTCCGTGGATGCAACCGGGTATATCTCTTCCTGGCCCTTGCTGCGGACCCTGTTCTGGGGATTCGATCCCGCTTCCCTCCCGCTGAATGGCAGAGTATGGATGCCGGACGGGGACGGGCCTTATCCGCTGGTGCTCATGGTGCATGGCAACCATATGATGGAGGACTTCTCCGAGAGCGGCTACGCCTATCTTGGTGAATTGCTGGCCAGCCGGGGCTTCATCGCGGTCACCCTGGATGAGAATTTCCTGAATTATTCGGCCTGGTCGGGTATTCCGGACAACGATTTCAAGGCACGGACCTGGATGATTCTGAAGCATCTGCAGCAGATCGGCAGCTTCGCCGAGCAGCCCGGCACCCCCTTCTACCAGAAGGTGGATTATGACTCTGTTGCACTGCTCGGCCACAGCCGCGGCGGCCAGGCTGTAGCCATGGCTGCGGATGCATCGCTCTGGTTCGGCAGTGATCCTGTTCTGAACGCTATTCAGCAGTTCCATATTACTTCAGTGATTGCCCTGGCCCCTACGGATAAAATGATCGACAGCAAACAGGCCCGTCTAACGGATGTGAGCTATCTGACGCTGCAGGGTGCCCGTGACGGCGATGTGCATGATTTCTACGGGGACCGGCAATATATGCGTTCTTCCTACACCGGCGATACCCCCGGCTTCAAAAGCTCTCTCTACATTGCCGACGCCAACCACAGCCAATTCAATACGGACTGGGGGCTGTATGACCAGACGCTGCCGACCGGCCTGTTCCTGAAGCGTTCCCGGATCATGGACGGGGAGGAGCAGCGGAGAATAGCCAAGGTCTATGTCTCCGCATTCCTGGAGACCACGCTGCACGGGAGGAGCGAGTACCGGCAATTGTTCCGCGATTACCGCAGCGGTGCCAGTTGGCTGCCGGATACCGCCTACTATAACCGCTTCCAGAGCGGCAACTATATTACGGTGGCAGACTATGATGAAGACCGCAAGAGAGGTGCCGTCCAAGGCGGGACCATCTCTACTGCCGGGCTTCAATGGAGCGAAGAGGCCGCGAAGGACCGCGAGAGGAACAATAAGCCCTCTTACGGTATTCTTCTGGAGCGCAGTTCAAGCCCGGATCAGGAGTCTGCGGACGCCGAGGCTGCTTACAGCATTAGGCTCAGCGATACGCTGACTCAGACGATTGCGGAATCCTCTGCCGTAGAGGGGCTGACCTTCTCCCTGGCGAACCATAACTCCGATCCTAATCAGGACGGCGATGCTGGGCCGCTGCCGGAAGCTGAGCTCTCCCCGGATGTGGAGGTGGAGCTGACCGACAGCAAGGATACCGCCGCAAGAATCCCTCTGGACGAGGTGATGGATATTCTGCCGCTGCCGCAGACGGAATTTACGCTTAGTCCATGGTTGGAGGAGCGGATCAGCGACGGCAAATTCAGCAACCTCTCGGAAGCCGTCTACCAGACGTACAAGCTGCCCTTCGAGCTGTTCCTTGAGGAAGAGCCGGAGCTTGATCCGGATAGCCTGACAGACATCACCTTTTATCTGCAAGGCACAGAAGACAAGATTATGCTGGACGACATCGGCTTCTATGAGCGGGAGGAACCGCTGACAGGAGTGAATTAA
- a CDS encoding YezD family protein: MAKPLKVDEVWLARITELLDDMEFGSLHIVVHEGQIVQMERTERKRFENSTANSRGSGETGSRRTDTRTGGRG; encoded by the coding sequence ATGGCTAAACCACTGAAGGTGGATGAGGTATGGCTTGCGCGGATAACGGAACTGCTCGACGATATGGAATTCGGTTCCTTGCACATCGTAGTGCATGAAGGCCAAATCGTACAGATGGAGCGCACGGAGCGCAAACGTTTCGAGAACAGCACAGCAAATTCACGTGGTAGTGGAGAGACCGGAAGCCGGCGGACCGATACCCGTACTGGAGGACGAGGATAA
- a CDS encoding lactonase family protein, giving the protein MHQPNEVLFYIGTYNSEEREAILLGALDKESGEMRVMGGTRGTQNPSYLAVNAAQTVLYAVSEQDEGEVHAYAIDPGSKALHLLGSRATGGGAPCYVSVAPKGDYIAVSNYTGGNVNVFPLNEDGSLQEMSSQVKHKGSGIRSDRQDAPHPHSVIPDKTGDHVLVCDLGLDQIVFYRVEDGKLVTHREVDLPPGSGPRHLALHPSRQWIYLVNELNNTVTVFANDEPQGNLKLLQSVSSLPEHYTAGSDDTAADIHVSPCGRYLYVSNRGHDSIALFHIDKATGLLEAEDWVTSGGRTPRNFALIGGMLLAANQNSGNIASFRIDSETGRLIPTGNELEVPAPVCLVALD; this is encoded by the coding sequence ATGCACCAGCCTAATGAAGTATTATTCTATATTGGAACGTACAACAGTGAGGAGAGAGAGGCCATCCTGCTGGGTGCGCTGGATAAGGAGAGCGGAGAAATGAGGGTTATGGGCGGTACCCGGGGGACCCAGAACCCTTCCTATCTGGCGGTTAATGCGGCGCAGACGGTATTATATGCAGTGAGTGAGCAGGATGAAGGTGAGGTTCATGCCTACGCCATTGATCCCGGCAGCAAAGCGCTGCATCTGCTGGGCAGCAGAGCGACCGGGGGCGGCGCGCCCTGCTATGTCTCGGTGGCTCCGAAGGGAGATTACATAGCTGTGTCTAACTATACGGGAGGCAATGTCAATGTGTTTCCGCTGAACGAGGACGGGTCATTACAGGAGATGTCCTCCCAGGTGAAGCATAAGGGCTCGGGAATCCGCAGCGACCGTCAGGATGCCCCCCATCCCCATTCCGTGATTCCGGACAAGACGGGTGATCATGTGCTGGTCTGTGATCTCGGTCTCGACCAGATCGTGTTCTACCGGGTGGAGGATGGGAAGCTGGTCACTCACCGGGAGGTGGACCTTCCTCCAGGCTCAGGGCCGCGCCATCTAGCGTTGCATCCTTCGCGGCAATGGATCTATCTGGTTAATGAACTGAACAATACGGTCACCGTATTCGCCAATGATGAGCCTCAGGGCAATCTGAAGCTCCTGCAGAGTGTCAGCAGTCTCCCGGAGCATTATACCGCCGGAAGTGATGATACGGCTGCAGATATCCATGTATCCCCATGCGGACGCTATCTCTACGTATCCAACCGTGGTCATGACAGCATCGCACTGTTCCATATTGATAAGGCTACGGGTCTGCTGGAAGCCGAGGACTGGGTGACTTCCGGAGGACGGACCCCGCGTAACTTCGCTCTGATCGGCGGCATGCTGCTCGCTGCTAACCAGAACAGCGGCAATATTGCCTCCTTCCGCATAGACAGTGAGACCGGACGGCTGATCCCTACCGGCAATGAGCTGGAAGTGCCGGCACCTGTCTGCCTTGTAGCCCTGGATTAA
- a CDS encoding sulfate ABC transporter substrate-binding protein has protein sequence MTQGIKKGLLAGFALILTAGLTACGNSNAGNSAGAGTAAPAPTEAAANSPATTEAAQTQSKEPVELLNVSYDPTRELYENYNKAFAAYWEQETGQKVTVKQSHGGSGKQSRAVLDGLEADVVTLALGYDIDALQEAGLIGADWQSKYEHNSSPYTSTIVFLVRKGNPKGIKDWPDLLKEGVEVITPNPKTSGGARWNYLAAWGYALDHNNNDEAKAQEFVQKLFKNVPVLDTGARGSTTTFVERGIGDVLIAWENEAYLSIKELGPDKFEIVNPSESILAEPPVAVVDKVVDKRGTREVADAYLKYLYTEEGQKIAAENYYRPTLDSVKAEFKNQFPEIKLFTLADKFGTWKETQAKHFNDGGIFDKIYVPGS, from the coding sequence ATGACACAAGGGATCAAGAAGGGGCTTCTCGCCGGGTTTGCATTGATATTGACGGCAGGGCTTACGGCTTGCGGGAACAGTAATGCAGGGAACAGTGCGGGTGCCGGAACAGCGGCCCCGGCCCCCACAGAAGCGGCTGCAAATTCTCCGGCCACAACGGAAGCTGCCCAGACACAGTCAAAGGAACCGGTCGAGCTGCTGAATGTATCCTACGATCCGACGCGTGAGCTGTATGAGAACTACAACAAGGCCTTCGCCGCCTACTGGGAGCAGGAGACCGGCCAGAAGGTAACCGTCAAGCAATCGCATGGCGGATCGGGCAAGCAGAGCCGGGCTGTGCTGGATGGGCTAGAGGCGGATGTCGTTACGCTGGCGCTCGGGTATGACATTGATGCCCTTCAAGAAGCCGGGCTGATCGGCGCGGACTGGCAGAGTAAGTATGAGCATAACAGCTCCCCTTATACCTCCACCATCGTCTTCCTGGTCCGCAAAGGCAATCCGAAAGGCATCAAGGACTGGCCCGATCTGCTGAAGGAGGGCGTAGAGGTCATCACCCCTAACCCCAAGACCTCCGGCGGTGCCCGCTGGAACTACCTGGCTGCCTGGGGCTATGCGCTGGACCACAATAATAATGATGAAGCCAAGGCTCAGGAATTCGTGCAAAAGCTGTTCAAGAATGTACCGGTCCTGGACACCGGAGCGCGCGGCTCCACCACTACCTTCGTGGAACGCGGCATCGGGGATGTGCTGATTGCCTGGGAGAATGAGGCGTATCTGTCCATCAAGGAGCTGGGTCCGGACAAATTCGAGATTGTGAATCCGTCAGAGAGTATTCTGGCTGAGCCGCCGGTTGCGGTGGTGGATAAGGTGGTCGATAAAAGAGGAACCCGTGAGGTAGCAGATGCCTACCTGAAATATCTCTACACCGAGGAAGGCCAGAAGATTGCTGCCGAGAACTATTACCGTCCGACACTGGATAGCGTGAAGGCCGAGTTCAAGAATCAATTCCCGGAGATCAAGCTGTTCACCCTGGCCGATAAATTCGGAACCTGGAAGGAGACCCAGGCGAAGCATTTCAATGACGGCGGGATTTTCGACAAAATCTACGTACCGGGCAGCTGA
- the cysT gene encoding sulfate ABC transporter permease subunit CysT, whose product MNVTTKAAARTVRRRLLPGFGITMGFSVLYLSLVVLLPLSALLFNSTGLSWAKFWDVATDARVLASYRVSLSTAGAAALINVFLGLLLAWVLVRYEFPGKRIFDALIDLPFALPTAVAGVSLTALYSQNGWIGSLLTPLGFKVAFTPLGITLALMFIGIPFVVRTVQPVLEDLDRDMEEAAATLGAGRGRTFLRIVLPELLPPLLTGFALAFARGIGEYGSVVFISGNMPMRTEIAPLLIMSKLEQFDYAGATAVALILLLLSFLMLLVINGLQHWARRSSR is encoded by the coding sequence ATGAATGTCACGACCAAAGCTGCTGCAAGGACGGTACGGCGCAGGCTGCTGCCGGGGTTCGGGATTACGATGGGGTTCAGCGTACTCTATCTGAGTCTTGTTGTCCTGCTGCCGCTGTCCGCGCTGCTCTTCAATTCAACGGGGCTGAGCTGGGCCAAGTTCTGGGATGTGGCTACGGATGCCCGCGTCCTGGCCTCCTACCGTGTCAGCTTAAGTACGGCGGGCGCTGCGGCCCTGATCAATGTTTTTCTGGGACTGCTGCTGGCTTGGGTGCTGGTGCGGTATGAATTCCCCGGTAAAAGAATCTTCGACGCCCTGATCGACCTGCCGTTCGCGCTCCCTACAGCCGTGGCGGGCGTATCGCTGACCGCCCTCTATTCCCAGAACGGCTGGATCGGCTCCCTGCTGACGCCGCTGGGCTTCAAAGTAGCCTTCACACCGCTGGGCATCACGCTGGCGCTGATGTTCATCGGCATTCCCTTTGTCGTCCGCACAGTGCAGCCGGTGCTGGAGGACCTGGACAGAGACATGGAGGAGGCCGCCGCTACGCTGGGAGCAGGCCGCGGGCGGACCTTCCTGCGGATTGTCCTGCCGGAGCTGCTCCCCCCGCTGCTTACGGGCTTCGCCCTGGCGTTCGCCCGGGGCATCGGCGAGTACGGCTCTGTCGTGTTCATCTCCGGCAATATGCCGATGCGCACAGAGATCGCCCCGCTGCTGATCATGTCCAAGCTGGAGCAGTTCGATTACGCCGGAGCGACCGCCGTGGCCCTGATTCTGCTGCTGCTCTCCTTCCTGATGCTGCTGGTCATCAACGGCCTTCAGCATTGGGCGCGGAGGAGCTCGCGTTAA
- the cysW gene encoding sulfate ABC transporter permease subunit CysW, whose amino-acid sequence MAGTVPLHVPGPRTGTSSPSRAESQAVKWVLISLAGLVLLWLIALPLVIVLVESLKRGLDVYWAALTDPDAASALKLTLLVAAITVPLNTVFGVTAAWAVTKFRFRGKGFLITLIDLPFAVSPVIGGLIFILVFGSHGWFGPWLSDHDIKIVFALPGIVLATLFITFPFVARELIPLMEEQGTQEEEAAITLGAHGWQIFWRVTLPNIKWGLLYGIILCNARAMGEFGAVSVVSGHIRGETNTLPLHVEILYNEYQFSASFAVASLLLLLALVTMVVKSLLVRKNAH is encoded by the coding sequence ATGGCCGGTACGGTTCCCCTGCATGTCCCCGGGCCGCGTACAGGCACGTCATCGCCTTCAAGGGCGGAGTCACAAGCGGTGAAATGGGTGCTCATCTCCCTGGCCGGACTGGTCCTGCTCTGGCTGATTGCGCTGCCGCTGGTCATTGTGCTGGTGGAGTCGCTGAAGCGGGGGCTGGATGTCTACTGGGCCGCATTGACCGACCCGGACGCCGCCTCGGCGCTGAAGCTGACGCTGCTGGTCGCCGCGATTACAGTTCCGCTGAATACGGTTTTTGGGGTAACGGCGGCGTGGGCGGTGACCAAGTTCCGTTTTCGCGGCAAGGGTTTTCTGATTACGCTGATCGATCTGCCCTTTGCGGTATCACCGGTGATTGGCGGGCTGATCTTCATTCTGGTGTTCGGCTCGCACGGCTGGTTCGGCCCCTGGTTAAGCGATCATGATATCAAAATCGTCTTCGCCCTGCCGGGCATCGTGCTGGCCACGCTGTTTATCACGTTTCCGTTCGTAGCCCGCGAGCTGATTCCGCTGATGGAGGAGCAGGGTACACAGGAGGAGGAGGCTGCGATTACGCTCGGTGCACACGGGTGGCAGATCTTCTGGCGCGTAACGCTGCCGAATATTAAGTGGGGGCTGCTGTACGGCATTATTCTCTGTAATGCACGGGCCATGGGCGAGTTCGGGGCCGTCTCGGTGGTGTCCGGGCATATCCGCGGGGAGACGAATACGCTGCCGCTGCATGTCGAAATTTTGTACAACGAATATCAGTTTTCGGCATCCTTCGCGGTTGCTTCTCTGCTGCTCCTGCTGGCACTGGTGACGATGGTTGTAAAAAGCCTGCTTGTACGCAAAAATGCTCATTGA